In Castanea sativa cultivar Marrone di Chiusa Pesio chromosome 6, ASM4071231v1, a single window of DNA contains:
- the LOC142639065 gene encoding two-component response regulator ARR14-like, with amino-acid sequence MNNEKSISIESIRNSSSLPKGISILVVDCDPTCLTIISEMLCRFGYKVVTAKRASDALAIAREEDDLQLVLAEAHLPDMDKYEFLERMGEMSKLPVVIMSADDNENTVLGSLFKGAALYLIKPITLNDMKNLWQFAFMKNSEKTLVADGVSSVQGESSEESASDEDTESRSFENRRKQSLQKGKRIAPEETEKNEEEENYDSSVLKKPKLTWTNELHDRFLQAIKVLGIDRAHPKKILKYMNTPGLKKENISSHLQKYRLSLKREQDAILKTMIRDPTESSLTSYYPSSTFNLQGLLQVSNRQSSATSNQPELGNDLQRNLSSQMHMPFHGSADFPNYIDSSCSDPSNPTYRQLTPPVNQLDSTYSDSSYVGSWITSNELAGFVQIGNSSGEKTLSGNMDYFGVDHIGFLSDTTQHEQLQQPYQPLPPPPQPPQEPEERDSFGVERGEIDELFDLLKDPNNMFNDEDLDDLWQSTSFVSRHQG; translated from the exons ATGAATAACGAGAAGAGCATCTCAATTGAATCTATCAGAAATTCCAGTTCATTGCCTAAAGGCATCAGCATTTTGGTTGTGGATTGTGATCCTACATGTCTCACCATCATATCCGAAATGCTCTGTAGATTTGGTTACAAAG TTGTGACTGCTAAACGAGCCTCTGATGCTTTGGCAATTGCACGGGAGGAAGATGATCTTCAACTTGTTCTGGCAGAAGCTCATTTGCCTGACATGGATAAATATGAGTTCCTAGAGAGAATGGGAGAAATGTCCAAATTGCCTGTCGTTA TTATGTCAGCTGATGATAATGAAAATACCGTGTTAGGCAGCTTGTTTAAAGGTGCTGCATTATATCTCATAAAACCAATTACTTTGAACGACATGAAAAACCTATGGCAGTTTGCATTCATGAAGAATAGTGAGAAAACACTAGTTGCTGATGGAGTAAGCAGTGTTCAAGGGGAATCATCTGAGGAGAGTGCATCAGATGAGGATACAGAGAGTCGATCATTTGAGAATAGAAGGAAGCAAAGCCTCCAAAAGGGCAAAAGAATAGCACCGGAAGAGACGGAAAAAAACGAGGAGGAAGAGAATTATGATTCATCAGTCCTAAAGAAGCCAAAGCTAACTTGGACTAATGAGCTACATGACAGATTCCTGCAGGCTATAAAAGTACTAGGCATTGACa GAGCTCATCCAAAGAAGATACTTAAGTATATGAATACGCCAGGACTGAAAAAGGAGAATATTTCAAGCCATTTACAG AAATATCGTCTCTCCTTGAAACGGGAGCAAGATGCAATCCTAAAGACAATGATAAGAGATCCTACTGAATCAAGCCTTACGTCATACTATCCTTCATCAACATTCAATTTACAAGGACTTCTTCAAGTTTCAAATCGGCAATCCTCAGCCACATCAAATCAACCAGAATTAGGAAATGATTTACAGAGGAATTTAAGTAGTCAAATGCACATGCCCTTTCATGGCTCTGCAGATTTTCCTAATTACATAGACTCAAGTTGTAGTGATCCATCCAATCCTACGTATAGGCAATTGACTCCTCCAGTGAATCAGCTAGATTCTACTTATTCTGATTCTAGTTATGTTGGAAGCTGGATCACTAGCAATGAGTTAGCAGGCTTTGTCCAGATAGGAAATTCTAGTGGTGAAAAGACCCTCAGCGGGAACATGGATTATTTTGGTGTGGATCATATTGGTTTTCTGAGTGATACCACACAACATGAACAGCTGCAGCAACCATATCAACCACTTCctccaccaccacaaccaccacaggAACCAGAAGAACGTGACAGTTTTGGGGTTGAAAGAGGAGAAATAGATGAATTATTTGATCTTTTGAAAGACCCTAATAATATGTTCAATGATGAGGACCTTGACGATCTCTGGCAATCAACGAGTTTTGTGTCCAG GCATCAAGGGTGA